The following nucleotide sequence is from uncultured Draconibacterium sp..
GATATATTCTCCGCTGTAATCAGTTGATGAAGCTATAAAAGCTGTGTCGATAGAACTTGATGTAAAACCATTTGGTCCTACCCAGGTTGCAGATGCGAAGTTTAGATTATCAGAGAATGTTGCATCGAGCGATATCATTCCGTTTTCACAAACTTCAAAATCATCTCCAGCTATGACCGTTTCGGTACAGCATTCTTCGACTGTTATTTTAGCTATTGTAGATTTAAGTTCCACATTTTCACTTCCGTCATTGCATAGACCATTATTTGTTGCTAATACTCTTACTTGAAACCAAGTATCTTGTGTTAAGTTTTCTGCAGTATAAAAGTTATTAGTGTGTCCTAAAGGATCCCAGGTAGTTCCTGAGTCCGTGCTAAAATACCAATTGTCAATTACGCCTTTTTCGCCTGTTAAAGTTAAGGTTGTACTATTCTCACCTGAGCAGACCGTGGTATCAGGATTTAGTTGACCTCCAAGGCCAATATTAAAATCAAGTGTACTCCAACCACAAACAGACGAATTACCTCCACCACTAAAAGCAATGTAGGTTGATAAGTTTATGTTTCCGTTATCGTCTGGGTTACATATGCTTGGAAAATATCCAATAGGAATGGCAATTTCCAGAAATTTACCATCATTTAATTCATAATCTCCTTGTAATCCGATTATTTCAGAATTTGTTTCAGCTACAAAATCAGTCCCATCGTAAGTGTAAGAAGTGAAAGAATTAGAAGCCGCATAAATCTCGAGCATTCTATCTGCATCATTAACTGGATATGAGACTTTTTTGTAGATATAGCTATCGGTTCCAAAATTCTCTTCAGAGTCTAAAAAGAAGCGAAAGATTGCTTCTCCGTTGTTTCCATTATGGATGCCAAGAACAAGATAATCATTGCCGTCACTATGTGTAACAATTGCAGCATAAATATCACCTACTTCACATGTGGCACTTACAGTCCCTAGGTTGATAAATTGCTCATTTAGATAATCTGTTTCAAAGTTACCATCAATTTCTATCTGGGCACTACTATCGAATGAACTAAAAACGTTTAATAGTATTCCTAGAATCAAAATATAACTTAATTTAAGCTTGGGTAAAATCTTCTTCATATCGGTAGATTTAATTTGTTATTACATCAATTACCGCATAGGAAGATTCATCAAACAATAAAGCAGAGCTTTATCATATTGCGTGTTGTGTTTCAATTAAAAAAGTTTGATGTGAAATTTTTGGAAAGTGTCGATAACCCCTTATTTTCTACCTTCTTTAAATTTCAGTATCAATAAATTACTTATGCAAATTATGACTTAATGCAATAAAAAGCAAATTTTAATTTGTGATTTGTGTTGTCCATATCTCTATTTAATAATGTTTAGTACGTTTGGCCTAAGACAATGCAAATGGCATGCCTTTGTTGTTAAGTATCATTAAATGAGTGATATGTGGGATTGGTGAGATTGTGAAGTTTGTCCCCCGGTGGGACAGGACTCCCATTCGGATAAAATACGTACTTGTAAGTATTTTTATTTTAAATTTCTGTTGGAGGTGGGATTTTGACAACAGTTTTGCAGTAATCTCCGTTTAGCGATGGAAATCTGATAGGTCATTTAATACGGGTTACCGTAAATGAAGTTGAAAATGTAATATTATGTTGGTATTTTTCAGTAGAAACAAGTATTTTTCATTCTTTCTGAATGGATGATAATCTAGTTAAAAAAATCATTATATATTTACGAAGTTCGTAAAAAAATTAAAATCTAAAATCGATGACCAGCAGATTATTTTGGCTATTTGTGTTGTTAATTACTGCCTCATGCAGTGATGTTACTCCTCCGGAACCTGTATTGCCAGTGCCTTCTGAACGGCAATTGGCATGGAACGACATGGAGTATTATGCGTTTGTTCATTTTAATATGAATACCTTTTCAAATATGGAGTGGGGATTTGGCGACGAAGATCCCGATTTATTTAATCCAACCGAGTTGGATTGTCGCCAGTGGGCACGGATTTGTAAAGAGGCCGGAATGAAAGGAATTATTCTGACGGCCAAACATCACGATGGATTTTGTTTATGGCCAACCGCATCAACGGATCATTCGGTAAAAAGCTCCTCTTGGAAAAACGGTGAAGGCGATGTGGTACGCGAACTGGCCGATGCCTGCGAAGAATATGGATTAAAATTAGGACTTTATCTTTCGCCATGGGATCGCAATAATCCGGAATATGGAAACGACAAGTACATTGAAATATTCAGAACGCAGCTGCGTGAATTGATGAGTAATTATGGCGAAGTTTTTGAAGTTTGGTTTGACGGTGCTAATGGTGGGACCGGTTATTACGGAGGTGCAAACGAAGAACGACGCATTGATCGTAAAACCTATTACGATTGGGAAAACACCAGGCAGATTGTTCGCGACATTCAACCAATGGCGTGTTTATTCAGCGACGCCGGTCCTGATGTGCGCTGGATTGGTAACGAAGAAGGTTGGGCGCCGGAAACTAACTGGTCGCCACTTCGAAGAGACGAGTTTTACCCCGGTTCGCCAAATTATCTCGAGCTGCGTAACGGGCACGAAGATGGAGATTATTGGGTGCCTGCCGAGGTGAATGTTTCCATTCGTCCGGGCTGGTATTATCACCCTTACGAAGATCACAAAGTGAAAACTTTGCCGCAGCTGCTCGACATATATTATAATAGTATTGGTAGAAATGGATCGTTGCTTATTAATTTTCCGGTTGACACGCGCGGACTTATTCATGAAAAAGACGAGGAACAGATATTGAAGTTGGCCAAAGCTGTAAAAGCCGATTTTGCCAATGATCTTGCTGCCTGGAAAAATGCCGAAGCTACAAGTGTTCGTGGTAATTCAAAAAAGTATAAAGCAGTCAATGTAACCGATGATGATCCGGATACGTATTGGGCAACCGACGATGGAGTTGTTCAGGCATCAGTGACTATTGATTTGGGCGAAGAAACTATCTTTAACCGTTTTCTCGTTCAGGAAGACATTCGTTTGGGACAGCGTGTAACGGAATTTTCGGTAGATGCATATATTAATAATGAGTGGGAGGAGATCGATTCGCAAACCACAATCGGTAGAAAACGTATTTTGCGATTACCGGAAACAACCGCCTCGAAAGTGCGATTTACGGTTAAGGACTCGAAAGCATCCCCGGTCATTACAAAAATTGGTATCTATCACGCACCGAAAGTTATCATCGAGCCAAAAATCACAAGAACAAAAGATGGTATTATTAATATAGAAGCTTTCGATGGCGGACTCGATATATATTATACCATTGACGGAAGCAAACCCGATATTAATTCATCAAAATATAAAGATCCGTTCGAGTTGGCTCAAAAAGCAATTGTAAAAGCGATTGTTGTTGATCCGAATGAAAACAAAACGAGCACAGTTTCTGTGGCCGAGTTTGATGTTCCAAAAACGAAATGGAAAGTAGTTGGCAAGTATAAAGACGCAGAGAAAGCGAACTTGATTTTCGATGGAAATGAAAATACAGCGTTTACGGTTGGAGAATCGGTGCCGGTTGATTTTGTTTTCGACCTGGGAGAAAATCTAACCATTACAGGTTTTAAATACCTGCCCGATCAACAACGTTTTGATCCCGGTATTATATTTAATTACAAGTTGTATTTAAGTAACGATGGTAAAAACTGGAAACAACCGGTTTCTGATGGTGAGTTTTCGAATATCCGGAATAGCCCTGTTTGGCAAACAAATAGTTTCGCTCCGGCAAACGCCCGCTACATTAAATTCACTGCTTTGTCGCCAGCCGAAGAAAATGGAAAAGTTGGAATCGCGGAATTCGATATTATTACACAATAATATAAATACCTAAACCAAAGAAAATGAAAAGAGCGATTACATTGATAATGCTGATATTGGTTGTAAACCAATTGGCATTCTCGCAAAAGAAAATTTGGGACGAAACACAGGAGGAAAAAACGGAGCGCATGAAGTGGTGGACCGATGCACGCTTTGGGATGTTTATTCATTGGGGTTTATATGCGCAGGCGGCACGGCATGAATGGGTGAAGAAGAACGAGCGAATTTCGGATGAAGATTACCAGAAATACTTCGAGATTTTTAATCCCGATCTTTTTGATCCTACAGAATGGGCAAAAAAGGCCAAAGCTGCCGGAATGAAATATGCAGTAATTACTACAAAGCATCACGAAGGCTTTAATATGTTTGCATCAGATTACACCGACTATAATGTAATGAACACGCCTTACGGGGAAGATATAATAAAACAATGGGTGGATGCATTTCGTGCCGAAGGTCTTGGTGTTGGATTTTATTATTCGTTAATCGACTGGCACCATCAGGAGTATACCATCGATCGGGTGCACCCTCAAAGTGCAACATCAAAAGAAGAATACGATGAGCTGAATAAAGGTCATGATATGGATATATATCGTGAATACTTGAAAAACCAGGTTCGCGAGATATTAACTAATTACGGAAAGATCGATATCCTTTGGCTGGATTATTCATTTCCCGGAGAGTTTGGAAAAGGACGAGACGATTGGGGATCGGTGGAACTGATGAAAATGGTTCGTGAGTTACAGCCAGGTATAATTGTAAACGATCGTGCCGACCTGAAAGATTATTGGGGTGGCTGGGATTTTACAACACCCGAACAGTTTAAGGTGGATAAATGGCCCGAAGAGAATGGTGTGCGAATTCCGTGGGAAACCTGTCAGACTTTCTCCGGCTCGTGGGGCTATTATCGCGACGAAAATACCTGGAAAGACAATAAGCAATTGCTGGTATTATTAATAGAGTCGGTAAGTAAAGGCGGTAACCTTTTATTAAATGTAGGTCCAACTGCACGCGGCACTTTTGATTATCGGGCTGATAATGCACTTGCAAAAATGGGAGAGTGGATGAAATACAACAGCCGATCGATATATAATTGTACGCAGGCGCCCGACGAATTTGAAGCTCCGGATAACACATTGTTAACATACAATCCGGAAACAAATCGGCTGTATGTCCACTTGTTGGATTATCCATTGCAGAATTTCCTGATGCCAGGATATGGCGATAAAGTAAAATATGCCCAGTTCTTGCACGATGCATCCGAAATTAAAATTGGGAAACCACATGGATATTGGATAGAGCAAGAACATGCAGAAAATGATATTAATTTGCTGTTGCCCGTTAACAAACCAAATGTTGAGATTCCCGTAATCGAACTTTTCCTGAAATAGCAGTAGTAATAGCGACTAATATACAAGCCCCAGAATTGATTTTCGGGGCTTTTGTTTTGTTGGGTAAATCATAATTAGATCTCAATTTTTTTACGCCAGAAGTGTAACCATGTTCTGTTCTTCTCGTAATAATCAATCCGTCTGCTTTTTTTTGAAAATAGATGATATCTGGCTTTCAGTTGATTAGGAAAAATAGCGAAAAAAAGATATCTAAAAAGCGCGTAAAAGTTTGGAAGTATAAAAACCTTGATTACTTTTGCAGCCGCTTTGAGAGAAGCGAAGTTCATAGAAACAATGGGATATAGAACGGCAAAGGCAGAGCCGGTAGTTGGGGCGAAGATTTCTATCTTAAGATCAGCGAAACGGTTCGAAAAAAAAGTTTCGAAAAAACTTTAAAAAGTATTTGGCAGAAACAAAATTAGATTTACCTTTGCAGCCGCTTTGGAAACGAAGCAGCGTTCAAGCGACATGATGAGAGTAAAAACGAGTGAACAAAAGAGCCACTAAAATGGTTTTTTAATTCACATCAAATCCGCGAGATTTCGGAGGCAAAATTTTCGAAAAAACTTTAAAAAAGTTTTGGGAGTTTTGAAAAAGTAATTACCTTTGTCGCCCCGTTAAAAGGGAAACGAGTTCTGGCTGAGACGAGAGATTTAAGGAGGAGAGAGGTCAGAGAAAAAATACAAGAAGTAGATGACCGGCATTAATAGGTAAGATAGAGGTGCTGGTTTTTTTACGCGAGTTCTTTAAAATTTTGAAGCACAAAAAAGCAAGGTTATTTTAAAACAACTTTGTTGATTTCTGAGAGACAAGTAAACCTGGAGCGAAAGATATTAAACTTTTTATATTTACAACGGAGAGTTTGATCCTGGCTCAGGATGAACGCTAGCGGGAGGCCTAACACATGCAAGTCGAGGGGCAGCATTACTTTCGGGTAGATGGCGACCGGCGCACGGGTGCGTAACGCGTATGCAACCTTCCTTGTACAGAGGGATAGCCCATGGAAACGTGGATTAATATCTCATAGTATCACAATTTCGCATGTTATTGTGATTAAAGTTTCGGCGGTACAAGATGGGCATGCGTAAGATTAGGTAGTTGGTGAGGTAACAGCTCACCAAGCCGACGATCTTTAGGGGTTCTGAGAGGATTATCCCCCACACTGGTACTGAGACACGGACCAGACTCCTACGGGAGGCAGCAGTGAGGAATATTGGTCAATGGGCGCAAGCCTGAACCAGCCATCCCGCGTGCAGGATGACGGCCCTATGGGTTGTAAACTGCTTTTGTTTGCCAAGAATGTTACCTACGTGTAGGTATTTGACGGTAGCAAATGAATAAGGACCGGCTAACTCCGTGCCAGCAGCCGCGGTAATACGGAGGGTCCAAGCGTTATCCGGATTTATTGGGTTTAAAGGGTGCGCAGGCGGAACTTTAAGTCAGTGGTGAAATCTTGCCGCTTAACGGTAAAATTGCCATTGATACTGAAGTTCTTGAATGTAGTTGAGGTAGGCGGAATGTGTTGTGTAGCGGTGAAATGCATAGATATGACACAGAACGCCAATTGCGAAGGCAGCTTACTAAGCTACGATTGACGCTGAGGCACGAAAGCGTGGGGAGCGAACAGGATTAGATACCCTGGTAGTCCACGCCGTAAACGATGATCACTCGCTGTTTGCGATACACAGTAAGCGGCTGAGCGAAAGCATTAAGTGATCCACCTGGGGAGTACGATCGCAAGGTTGAAACTCAAAGGAATTGACGGGGGCCCGCACAAGCGGAGGAACATGTGGTTTAATTCGATGATACGCGAGGAACCTTACCTGGGCTTAAATGTATACTGCATAAAGTGGAAACACTTTTTCTCTTCGGAGCTGTTTACAAGGTGCTGCATGGTTGTCGTCAGCTCGTGCCGTGAGGTGTCGGGTTAAGTCCCATAACGAGCGCAACCCCTATCGTTAGTTGCTAGCAGGTAATGCTGAGGACTCTAGCGAGACTGCCACCGTAAGGTGAGAGGAAGGTGGGGATGACGTCAAATCAGCACGGCCCTTATGTCCAGGGCTACACACGTGTTACAATGGTCGGTACAAAGGGCAGCTACCAGGCAACTGGATGCCAATCCCTAAAGCCGATCCCAGTTCGGATTGGAGTCTGCAACCCGACTCCATGAAGTTGGATTCGCTAGTAATCGCGCATCAGCCATGGCGCGGTGAATACGTTCCCGGGCCTTGTACACACCGCCCGTCAAACCATGGAAGCTGGGGGTACCTGAAGTATGTGACCGCAAGGAGCGTCCTAGGGTAAAACTGGTAACTGGGGTTAAGTCGTAACAAGGTAGCCGTACCGGAAGGTGTGGCTGGAACACCTCCTTTCTGGAGCACAGGTTTAAGGAGTTTCTGTGACGAGATTGACAAAAGTTGTCCTTGCTTTTTTTATAATATTACACAATGAGTTGCAAAGCGGGAGCTGCGCTAAAAGCCAAAGCTCAGAAGCTTGGCGCTTAAAAAAACAGTCCCGTAGCTCAGCTGGTTAGAGTACTACACTGA
It contains:
- a CDS encoding alpha-L-fucosidase → MTSRLFWLFVLLITASCSDVTPPEPVLPVPSERQLAWNDMEYYAFVHFNMNTFSNMEWGFGDEDPDLFNPTELDCRQWARICKEAGMKGIILTAKHHDGFCLWPTASTDHSVKSSSWKNGEGDVVRELADACEEYGLKLGLYLSPWDRNNPEYGNDKYIEIFRTQLRELMSNYGEVFEVWFDGANGGTGYYGGANEERRIDRKTYYDWENTRQIVRDIQPMACLFSDAGPDVRWIGNEEGWAPETNWSPLRRDEFYPGSPNYLELRNGHEDGDYWVPAEVNVSIRPGWYYHPYEDHKVKTLPQLLDIYYNSIGRNGSLLINFPVDTRGLIHEKDEEQILKLAKAVKADFANDLAAWKNAEATSVRGNSKKYKAVNVTDDDPDTYWATDDGVVQASVTIDLGEETIFNRFLVQEDIRLGQRVTEFSVDAYINNEWEEIDSQTTIGRKRILRLPETTASKVRFTVKDSKASPVITKIGIYHAPKVIIEPKITRTKDGIINIEAFDGGLDIYYTIDGSKPDINSSKYKDPFELAQKAIVKAIVVDPNENKTSTVSVAEFDVPKTKWKVVGKYKDAEKANLIFDGNENTAFTVGESVPVDFVFDLGENLTITGFKYLPDQQRFDPGIIFNYKLYLSNDGKNWKQPVSDGEFSNIRNSPVWQTNSFAPANARYIKFTALSPAEENGKVGIAEFDIITQ
- a CDS encoding alpha-L-fucosidase, with the protein product MKRAITLIMLILVVNQLAFSQKKIWDETQEEKTERMKWWTDARFGMFIHWGLYAQAARHEWVKKNERISDEDYQKYFEIFNPDLFDPTEWAKKAKAAGMKYAVITTKHHEGFNMFASDYTDYNVMNTPYGEDIIKQWVDAFRAEGLGVGFYYSLIDWHHQEYTIDRVHPQSATSKEEYDELNKGHDMDIYREYLKNQVREILTNYGKIDILWLDYSFPGEFGKGRDDWGSVELMKMVRELQPGIIVNDRADLKDYWGGWDFTTPEQFKVDKWPEENGVRIPWETCQTFSGSWGYYRDENTWKDNKQLLVLLIESVSKGGNLLLNVGPTARGTFDYRADNALAKMGEWMKYNSRSIYNCTQAPDEFEAPDNTLLTYNPETNRLYVHLLDYPLQNFLMPGYGDKVKYAQFLHDASEIKIGKPHGYWIEQEHAENDINLLLPVNKPNVEIPVIELFLK